CATCAGATCATGAATAAGGAATGTGCTGGTCTCAGTCGGATCCAACAATTGGCTGATAACTCGCGGTACTTCCGAAAGCGTCTCAAGCAGATGGGCATCATTGTTTACGGCGATGACGACAGCCCGGTTATCCCTATTCTCCTCATCATGCCCGCCAAGATCTTGTCCTTTGTGGTGGGCATGAAGAAATACGGAGTGGCTACCGTGACCGTGGGATTCCCGGCTGTGCCCATGACCAAGGAGCGGGCCAGGTTCTGCATGTCTTCAAGCCATACCAAGGAAATGTTGGACCAAGCCTTGGATGCCATGGATAAAATCGCTGACGAGATGACCTTGAGATATTCACAGATCCCCAGAGATCGTACTGAAGTTATCGAATATGGGGCTCGGAACTAAGAAAATAATAAGTGGGTTTTTTTCCGGTGACTCAGATCTGACGGGCTGGGCCCACCAGAGGTGCATTGTTAGAAGTATTTTCTTTACCAGCCATGTGTCTACGGTTCTTGGTCGCCTACATCTTTTTCTCGACTGACTGACAATATTTTACCAATAAAGAAAAGTTACCATATAATCGGAAACTGATCGTAGCTAATTTGCTTGACATCGTGAGACTCACTCTTTGATGCGTTCATCTATCACAAGGAAGCggaagaaaaatgtcagggtATCTGCTTGCCACCATGTATTACCTCctcattcaaaaatgtcacTGTGTGGGCGTGGCAGATCCCAATACTGATCCTTATTGGAACATGTGCTCGGTTACAGAGCGACATTGTGGCATCAATATTACGGATTCGACAAAGCGTAAGACCATGCTTAACTTTAGTAATTGACATTCAATGCTCGATCTTTTCAGAACAAGTGAAAAGAAGTACTCTCCCAGAGGCATCGGTCGAAAAAATCTATTTCAGAAAATCCTTTGTCAAGCCATTCGTTGTCTACTACGAAAAGTTCCAAAGAGACACCTCAAAATTGTCAGTTATTGAAATCGAATCCCTGGAAAGGAGCTTTTGTTCAGGGTCCTTGGTTAGTTCACAGCATGTGTTGAGGTGATTAGTTTTAACATGATTGAGCAGCAACCTCTGCTTGATTAACCACGTAAACGCTCGTTCCAGTGCTGCCCATTGCGTGTGTGTTTTCAAGAAGGATTGTGCCAGAAGCGGATTCTTGGGTCGATTTGAAGTGCAATATGATCCTACAAAGCACATTACTCTATGGGTGGGCTTATCTACCAACGACTTGGGTGAGATATAAATTCGAGCTTAGCCATCATTTCTTGGCCGTGTTCATGATTGACAGGAGAGAAGAGCTTTGGTAATGTGTTCCATCCGTCAGTCAGTCAAAACGTGAGAGAATACAAGTTTTTGGTTTCGCTTTGAGCTTGAAATTCTTGTTCACTCCTGATTTTCTCGAACCTCTGAATTTATTGATCAAATTGATTATGGCAGCTCCTGACAGGCTTGAAATCTACTATTGAAggttcatctttgaacaaaataatgGGAAAGGGAGCCTTTACAAGCGCATGCCTGAGATTAAAATATGCTAAGAATCTCTTGGCCAGCACGTTACACTATGAACAACCCATGAATAATACGTAAGATCATTGGATCATTATCCAAGGAGACCTTTGATAGCAAAAGGTCTCTATCCTCAAAGAGGAAGTTATGTCACCTCCCTTCACAAGTTATTTGTCTTGTTTTGGATTTCAACAGAATTTAGATACAAGGCGTTTCCAAATATTCTGGATGCCAACTACAAGGTGTCGAGTGTCCTTCTCCATCCGTTGTACCAAACCGAAGGTCTATTCGATCTGCACGATATCTGTATCCTGAAGCTGTCAAGACCAGTTTGTCAGGCCCCTAAAATTCAACCCATCCATCTTCCAACGCCGGAGATCTTGGAACGGATCGGGAACGGTGGCAGTCCCATGGGAAACCTAACTTACGGGGTAGTTGGTCAAGAGTTGGATCCAAAATTAGAAAGTACGACAAAATACTCCGAAGGCCTCTTTTTCTAGTCTGGATCTGTTTTGGCTCTAACGTATGTTCATACCGGTGGTTACGGCATTTCTAATGAAGACAAACATACATGTAAGACTACTCGAAATGGACCAGCACCGTTCCAATACTGCAAGTTTCCCTTCAAAGTTAAGGTATTTGACGAGGCATTGGTGTCTCTACTGTAATGTTAAGGTGCATAAGGTTGTATTCTGCTTAGCTACCGGAGGAATCTCACCTTCAGTGTAAAATCAGGGAGAAATTATTTCACGGTTGCGTTCCCATCACGGAGTTATTTCCGCCAAATTATTATCAACGCCAATGTAGAGAATTTGAGAGTATCTGGTCGTCGGTTCACAATGGCACGTTGCAGGGCTTGCTTCACCACAACAACCCATGGTTAGTGGATTGATATCAAGCgataatgaacaaaaaaaatgatgtcacATATTCCCTTTGCAGGCTGTCACCGCAAAACTATCAAGTAATAAATGAGGCCAATAACTGCACGAACCAATGCTACACCTACTACCTCCTCCTCCAATTTTACCCAGTTTCTTATTCAAAGTACATGAAAAATCCGTGGAGCCAAACTGATCCTTTCAATTGCATTCTCAAGTTCCCAACATTAGAAGGAAGgaaatttcttgatattcgaAGTTCAGGCAAATTTGAAGTTAGATCCCAGCAAACCAAAGCTAACTTGTTGCCTTTAGCATATCAGATACATTTATATCAGCATGCAGTTTGCCACCATCTAGTGGTGAGACGttaaaaaagcaattgaaagaGATCAAATAATCAACCACAATCTGCTTTCTCATggttctctccctctctcagATATGGATGGTGTGCTACTTGTGATCAAAATGCCAACCCTGGTGAACCAAATTATTGTGGGGTGGACAGTTCCAAAGATTTGGAGGCTGAAATGGCGGTGGCCGAGCCCAATAGAAATTGGGGCTTCTGTCAATGGAATTGCTCAGATAGGAGTGAAAACCTAGCGTTAATGCCCAACTATGAGGATGGACCCAACATGTATCTCTCTGAGAAAGACTGCGCTCAACTCCTTCAGGGATTGCAGAGTTCCGTTGAATTAGGCACCTTTCGTAGATTTTAGATAAATTCATTTTAAGTTTTCGAAGACAGTAATATTGGCCTTAAGGGTAATTGCCACCTAATTAAAGCGCAAAATATTAGATTTTTCTAAAATTAGATTATAGTCTACTGTAAATGAGGTTGCAGACCCACACAGGAAAATTACCTTTATGAAATGCAACTTTAAATTGTGCCCCTC
This DNA window, taken from Tigriopus californicus strain San Diego chromosome 9, Tcal_SD_v2.1, whole genome shotgun sequence, encodes the following:
- the LOC131887189 gene encoding uncharacterized protein LOC131887189, whose product is MSGYLLATMYYLLIQKCHCVGVADPNTDPYWNMCSVTERHCGINITDSTKQQVKRSTLPEASVEKIYFRKSFVKPFVVYYEKFQRDTSKLSVIEIESLERSFCSGSLVSSQHVLSAAHCVCVFKKDCARSGFLGRFEVQYDPTKHITLWVGLSTNDLEFRYKAFPNILDANYKVSSVLLHPLYQTEGLFDLHDICILKLSRPVCQAPKIQPIHLPTPEILERIGNGGSPMGNLTYGSGSVLALTYVHTGGYGISNEDKHTCKTTRNGPAPFQYCKFPFKVKLPEESHLQCKIREKLFHGCVPITELFPPNYYQRQCREFESIWSSVHNGTLQGLLHHNNPWLSPQNYQVINEANNCTNQCYTYYLLLQFYPVSYSKYGWCATCDQNANPGEPNYCGVDSSKDLEAEMAVAEPNRNWGFCQWNCSDRSENLALMPNYEDGPNMYLSEKDCAQLLQNSINLTTEFCSSYVNVEDQRRFKINSNGTISQVPYRLDNLDLKYTGSFHKSRYICEGDSGGPLWINWPDVHYNETDVEAVIHENGSRSVKFFHYDNYENAEDLRGSTTSFILGVTRRGEGCGYYNKPAIFAKVQYYLDWIKDNIKDAENSTNFCLTGTEGWNKEFNSNLLDLDKLVLEPIGTRGIWNQIGKGKFSRLTRYKLVQDDGSGSEPSPTGFLGIRDIALDLNLIFDDHGLSG